In the genome of Leptolyngbya subtilissima AS-A7, one region contains:
- the thyD gene encoding thylakoid membrane protein ThyD: MKIAITGATGFVGSRLVERLQADGHTVVVLTRSIDHGRRVFPQAAFPKVEVVAYSPLESGNWQTNILSGCDGVVNLAGAPISERWSDEHKQAILASRKVGTEKLVEALAKADPKPSVWVNASAIGYYGTSESTTFDETSTPIENDFLSQVCQAWEGAAQSVKDYGTRLVILRFGIVLGMGGAVAKMLTPFRMFAGGPIGSGRQWFSWIHRDDLVSLIVKALNDPQMEGIYNATAPNPVRMAEFCKTLGKVLNRPSWLPVPDFVLEAILGDGAQVVLEGQQVLPKRTEASGFTYHYAQVKDALDEIV; this comes from the coding sequence ATGAAAATTGCAATTACTGGAGCCACGGGTTTCGTCGGCAGCCGTCTGGTAGAACGGCTCCAGGCCGATGGCCACACGGTGGTGGTGCTCACCCGCAGCATCGACCATGGCCGCCGGGTATTTCCTCAAGCCGCCTTCCCCAAGGTGGAAGTGGTAGCCTATAGCCCTCTGGAGTCAGGAAATTGGCAAACGAACATACTCTCGGGCTGCGATGGCGTGGTCAACCTGGCTGGGGCCCCAATCTCAGAGCGCTGGAGCGATGAGCACAAGCAGGCGATTTTAGCTAGTCGCAAGGTGGGCACCGAAAAGCTAGTCGAGGCCCTAGCTAAGGCCGATCCCAAACCCAGCGTGTGGGTAAATGCTTCGGCCATTGGCTACTACGGCACCAGCGAAAGCACCACCTTTGACGAAACCAGCACCCCCATCGAAAATGACTTTCTCTCCCAAGTGTGCCAGGCCTGGGAAGGGGCGGCTCAGTCGGTTAAAGACTACGGCACTCGTCTAGTCATTTTACGCTTTGGCATTGTGCTGGGTATGGGCGGAGCGGTGGCCAAAATGCTCACCCCCTTTCGCATGTTTGCCGGTGGGCCGATCGGCAGCGGTCGCCAGTGGTTTTCGTGGATTCACCGCGACGATCTGGTGAGTCTGATTGTGAAAGCGCTCAACGATCCCCAAATGGAAGGAATTTATAACGCTACCGCCCCCAACCCAGTGCGCATGGCCGAGTTCTGCAAAACCCTGGGTAAAGTTCTCAATCGCCCTTCTTGGCTACCAGTGCCTGACTTCGTTCTAGAAGCCATTCTGGGCGACGGGGCCCAGGTAGTGCTAGAAGGGCAGCAGGTCTTACCTAAGCGCACCGAGGCCAGCGGATTTACCTACCACTACGCCCAGGTTAAAGACGCCCTGGACGAGATTGTTTAA
- the pdxH gene encoding pyridoxamine 5'-phosphate oxidase, whose amino-acid sequence MDIGELRRDYSQRGLDLPDLNPDPFAQFELWFQQAREAELLEPNALVLSTVSPAGAPYQRTVLLKYFDRDGFVFFTNYGSRKAQHIAENAQVSMLFPWYSLERQLTIAGPASKISAAESLRYFSSRPRGSQLGAWVSQQSSVIASRQMLEMQFEKMKEKFLNQEVPLPDFWGGYRVKPTSFEFWQGRPSRLHDRFLYSWQEDEWAIARLSP is encoded by the coding sequence ATGGATATCGGTGAACTGCGCCGTGACTATAGTCAGCGGGGATTAGACCTCCCTGATCTCAACCCCGACCCCTTTGCCCAATTTGAGCTGTGGTTTCAGCAGGCCCGTGAGGCTGAGTTATTAGAGCCCAATGCGCTGGTGCTGTCTACGGTGTCTCCAGCAGGGGCTCCCTACCAGCGCACCGTACTGCTCAAATATTTCGATCGCGACGGCTTTGTCTTCTTTACCAACTACGGCAGCCGCAAGGCGCAGCACATAGCTGAGAATGCCCAGGTTTCAATGCTGTTCCCGTGGTATTCCTTGGAGCGGCAGCTGACGATCGCCGGCCCCGCCAGCAAAATTTCGGCGGCAGAGTCGCTGCGCTACTTTTCGTCGCGCCCCCGGGGTAGTCAGCTGGGGGCTTGGGTATCGCAGCAGAGCAGCGTGATCGCCTCACGGCAGATGCTAGAGATGCAGTTTGAGAAGATGAAGGAAAAGTTTCTCAATCAGGAAGTACCCCTACCCGACTTTTGGGGGGGATACCGGGTCAAGCCCACCAGCTTTGAGTTTTGGCAGGGGCGACCCAGCCGCCTCCACGACCGATTCTTGTATAGCTGGCAGGAGGATGAGTGGGCGATCGCCCGGCTCTCTCCCTAG
- a CDS encoding Uma2 family endonuclease: protein MSDSSVNQGRILRNLMRLMDVTCGHSLYEVLPRGVQVWLPEQGKGIYPDLLVVAGEPLLHNGQADRLLNPCVIFEILAGPTPSYDPEAATLPERSRMFRHCRAIPYLQAYLFVHQTEARVEQFYRAEEHLWGMTAQSGLDSVVELAITDARLPMMDIYERVDFSLLV from the coding sequence ATGAGTGACAGTTCAGTGAACCAGGGGCGCATTTTACGCAATCTTATGCGCCTGATGGATGTTACCTGTGGCCACAGCCTCTACGAGGTGCTGCCCCGCGGAGTACAAGTTTGGCTGCCAGAGCAAGGTAAAGGGATTTACCCCGATCTGCTGGTGGTGGCTGGCGAACCTCTGCTCCACAATGGTCAGGCTGATAGATTGCTCAACCCCTGCGTCATCTTCGAAATCCTAGCAGGGCCGACCCCGAGTTACGATCCAGAAGCTGCCACGTTGCCCGAGCGCAGCCGCATGTTTCGCCACTGCCGGGCGATTCCTTACCTGCAAGCCTACCTGTTTGTGCACCAGACTGAGGCCCGGGTGGAGCAGTTTTATCGCGCCGAGGAACACCTTTGGGGCATGACGGCTCAGAGCGGGCTCGACTCAGTGGTAGAGCTGGCGATTACCGATGCCCGCCTGCCCATGATGGATATCTATGAGCGAGTGGATTTTAGCCTGTTGGTCTAG
- a CDS encoding TldD/PmbA family protein encodes MDMVEAIDQAKTRVQELCDRWGPRVDYLAIRLEQSEGTDIFLRGGQAETLSEAIAIGGHVRACYRGGWGFASFNDLESLAPCVEAAIAAARLVGHDETLLAPVDPVQITRQLPLTGTDPRQISLARKKALCNHYADLLQSIDSRIATTSVRYNDVAQRVLLATSEGTLIDQAWSDMEMRFAATARDGNTVQTGRETTGSRKAYEDLEDLDGQVRGAAQRAVAALDLPSVRGAAYDVVIDPILTGLFVHEAFGHLSEADMAYENPDLLESMSLGRRFGPDSLQIFDGAAPQGHRGSYFYDDEGTPATTTQLIENGVLVGRLHSRETAGKLGEQPTGNARCLNYHYSPLVRMTNTWIERGTTPVDDLFADIKEGVYARNWLEGMTNGEMFTFTAGEAWMIRNGKLAEPVRDVTLSGNVFRTLADIEAIGDDFYWDESGGCGKGGQNGLPVGCGGPSLRIRNVVVGGEAEDEDE; translated from the coding sequence ATGGATATGGTAGAAGCGATTGACCAGGCAAAGACTCGGGTGCAGGAGTTATGCGATCGTTGGGGTCCCCGCGTAGACTATTTGGCCATTCGCTTAGAGCAGTCGGAGGGCACCGACATTTTTTTGCGGGGTGGGCAGGCAGAAACCCTCAGCGAGGCGATCGCGATCGGAGGACATGTGCGAGCCTGCTACCGGGGGGGCTGGGGCTTTGCTAGCTTCAATGATCTAGAGAGCTTGGCCCCCTGCGTCGAAGCCGCGATCGCTGCCGCTCGCCTAGTCGGCCATGACGAAACCCTGCTGGCCCCCGTAGACCCCGTACAAATCACCCGCCAATTGCCTCTTACCGGCACCGACCCACGCCAAATTTCCCTAGCCCGCAAAAAGGCCCTGTGCAATCACTATGCTGACCTGCTCCAGAGCATCGACAGCCGGATCGCTACCACGTCTGTACGCTACAACGATGTAGCTCAACGGGTGCTCCTAGCTACCTCCGAAGGCACTCTGATCGATCAGGCCTGGTCAGATATGGAAATGCGCTTTGCCGCCACCGCCCGCGACGGCAACACTGTACAGACCGGGCGTGAAACCACTGGCTCGCGTAAGGCTTACGAAGATTTAGAGGATCTGGATGGTCAAGTCAGGGGAGCCGCCCAACGGGCAGTTGCGGCGCTGGATCTACCATCTGTGCGGGGCGCCGCCTACGATGTGGTGATCGACCCAATTTTGACCGGACTGTTTGTTCACGAGGCCTTTGGTCACCTGTCAGAAGCCGATATGGCCTACGAAAACCCTGATCTGCTGGAGTCAATGAGTTTGGGCCGGCGGTTTGGCCCCGACAGCCTGCAAATTTTTGATGGCGCTGCTCCCCAGGGCCACCGGGGCAGCTATTTTTACGACGACGAGGGTACCCCCGCCACCACTACTCAGCTAATTGAAAATGGCGTTTTGGTAGGGCGACTGCACTCCCGCGAAACGGCGGGTAAGCTGGGTGAGCAGCCCACGGGCAATGCCCGCTGCCTCAACTATCACTACTCGCCCCTGGTACGCATGACCAACACCTGGATTGAGCGGGGCACCACTCCAGTTGATGACCTGTTTGCTGACATTAAAGAAGGCGTCTATGCCCGCAACTGGCTGGAGGGCATGACCAATGGCGAAATGTTTACCTTTACCGCCGGGGAAGCCTGGATGATTCGCAACGGTAAGCTGGCGGAGCCCGTGCGCGATGTTACCCTATCGGGCAATGTGTTTCGCACCCTGGCCGATATTGAAGCGATCGGCGACGACTTCTATTGGGATGAGTCGGGGGGCTGCGGCAAGGGTGGGCAGAATGGGCTGCCCGTAGGCTGTGGAGGCCCCAGCTTACGCATTCGCAATGTGGTGGTAGGGGGCGAGGCTGAAGACGAGGATGAGTGA